The window TCAAGCCGATCTCCTCGGTTCCGAAGAGGATGAACCGAACGGCGCAGTCCATCTTCCCCGACGCGTAGGCACACAGTACGCGCGCGGTTTCGAGGACGCTCGCGACGCCTGACGCCGGATCGTGCGCCCCCTGGGCGATATCGTGACCGTCGTAGTGACAGCCCACGAGAACCATCTCGGATCGCTTGCCGGGCAGGTCCGCGACGACGTTCCAGGACGTCGCCGGATACGTCCGCGCTTCGACTCGGATGCGCACCGAGAGCGCCCCGTGCCGCCGCGTCTGCCGGCGCAGGAACTCCGCGTCCTCGTACCCGATCGACACGCCGGGGATGAGCCCCTCGCGGTCGTCTTCGAGGCTCCCGGTCTCGGGCCCGCGGCCCTCGTACATCCCGACGAAGACGAACGCCGCCGCGCCCGCGAGCGCCGCCCGCTGGTACATCTCCGTCCGATGCACCGTCCTGCCGAGCCCCTCCGGCGGCTTGCCGGACACCGCGACGATGCCGCCGGCGATCTCCGCCGCGCGCGATTCGAAGGACGCGGGTCCGCCGTCGTCCAGGAGCACCAGCGGAGCCGTCAGATCGCACGGCGGGCAGTAGGGCAGCGAGATGGTCTCGATGCGTCTCGCGAAGGGCGATTCGACGGACAGCGCCGCTTCGCCGCGTTCCCAGGCGTGGTAGTCGTAGGGCTCCAGTCGGGCGTCGGCGCAGCCGTACTTGGCGAGCGTCGCGCGCAGGAACTCGGCGGCTCCGAGTTCCTCCGGCGTGCCAGGAGAGCGGGAGCCGAAGTCGTCGCAGAGCACGGTCAGGTTGTCCATCGCCTCGCTCGACGTGTAGATGTCGCCGAGCATCAGGCGATCCAGCTCGAGATAGGGGTTCATCGTCTCTCCATTCGGCACGTCACCGGTGTCACGGTGGGACTGTGCCACGGGAGCCCCACACGGGCAAGCAACCGAAGCCCTGCCGAATCGGGCGATGTCATTGCAGGGCTGCTGAGTCATGACACGTAGAAAACCTACCCCTCCCAGCCTGCGATGTGGGGGAGGATCGAGGAGAGAGTGGCGTGCCTGGGCATCCTCGATGCCTCGGTGTCGTCGACCGCTACCCGGACAGCCTGCGGAACCGGATGCACACGG is drawn from Candidatus Poribacteria bacterium and contains these coding sequences:
- a CDS encoding M28 family peptidase, which produces MTQQPCNDIARFGRASVACPCGAPVAQSHRDTGDVPNGETMNPYLELDRLMLGDIYTSSEAMDNLTVLCDDFGSRSPGTPEELGAAEFLRATLAKYGCADARLEPYDYHAWERGEAALSVESPFARRIETISLPYCPPCDLTAPLVLLDDGGPASFESRAAEIAGGIVAVSGKPPEGLGRTVHRTEMYQRAALAGAAAFVFVGMYEGRGPETGSLEDDREGLIPGVSIGYEDAEFLRRQTRRHGALSVRIRVEARTYPATSWNVVADLPGKRSEMVLVGCHYDGHDIAQGAHDPASGVASVLETARVLCAYASGKMDCAVRFILFGTEEIGLTGAKRYVSAHMDELDAVRFLLNCDAAGGPGEKGIEINAWKALDPVFQGFGEQMGELAIGQKTHGFSDHFPFFLEGIPTGYIGNPRGVFTGRGWGHTRYDTLDKVRLDDLRRASALIARATLRIADAAEWLVVRRSREEVQELIQAETNLRDMLEVEARYDELYHRRRSSPVTDAAH